One genomic region from Quercus robur chromosome 4, dhQueRobu3.1, whole genome shotgun sequence encodes:
- the LOC126724007 gene encoding uncharacterized protein LOC126724007, which yields MELKVIDLKAYLAVMDKLDGEPSKITEELGPELTRSCKEVARYLREAGAVVVRDPRCSEEENDKFIEMMERYYESPVEYKRPQERPDFLYQVGITPEKVEIPRLMVDEEMQEKVKALPKESQPATLVGSDLKWRYMWSVGPRPANTRFKELNGAPVIPEHFPGWTETMNSWGYKMIAATEVVAEMAAIGFGLPKDAFTSLMKQAPHLLGPTGSDLKSYGQEGTVLAGYHYDANFLTIHGRSKFPALNIWVKNGQKVEGSVPEGCLLVQTGKQMEYLTGGDCMAGMHEVVVTEKTTEAIKQALEQNRSLWRVSSTLFAHIATDAVLKPLGHFAESPLASNYPPMYAGEVVKQELGAMNLKG from the exons ATGGAGCTCAAGGTGATCGACCTGAAGGCCTATCTGGCGGTGATGGACAAACTGGATGGAGAGCCATCAAAGATAACGGAGGAATTGGGACCTGAACTGACTAGGTCGTGTAAGGAAGTGGCTAGGTATTTGAGAGAAGCTGGGGCTGTGGTGGTGAGGGACCCAAGGTGTTCAGAAGAGGAGAATGACAAGTTCATTGAGATGATGGAGAGGTACTATGAGAGTCCTGTGGAGTACAAGCGGCCCCAGGAGCGACCTGACTTTCTTTATCAG GTTGGGATAACCCCAGAGAAAGTAGAAATTCCAAGGCTCATGGTTGATGAAGAAATGCAAGAGAAAGTAAAAGCATTGCCCAAAGAATCTCAACCAGCCACTCTTGTAGGCTCAGATCTCAAGTGGCGTTACATGTGGAGCGTGGGTCCTCGTCCTGCAAATACCCGATTTAAG GAACTCAACGGAGCGCCCGTCATACCTGAACATTTTCCTGGATGGACTGAAACCATGAATTCATGGGGATATAAAATGATAGCTGCCACAGAA gttGTAGCTGAAATGGCTGCAATTGGTTTTGGCTTGCCAAAGGATGCATTCACATCTCTTATGAAGCAG GCACCGCATCTTCTTGGTCCAACAGGAAGTGACCTCAAAAGTTATGGCCAGGAAGGAACTGTGCTTGCAGGATATCACTATGACGCTAATTTTCTTACCATTCATGGAAGAAGTAAATTCCCAGCTCTAAATATTTGGGTCAAAAATGGGCAAAAAGTTGAGGGGTCAGTTCCTGAAGGATGTCTTCTCGTTCAAACAGGAAAGCAG ATGGAATATTTGACTGGTGGAGATTGCATGGCTGGAATGCATGAAGTAGTTGTCACTGAGAAAACTACTGAAGCAATTAAACAAGCATTGGAGCAAAATCGAAGCCTATGGAGAGTATCCTCAACT TTGTTTGCCCACATAGCAACAGATGCAGTGTTGAAGCCCTTGGGCCACTTTGCAGAATCACCACTTGCCAGCAACTATCCACCTATGTATGCAGGAGAGGTTGTCAAACAGGAGCTTGGAGCTATGAATCTAAAAGGCTGA